In Candidatus Eisenbacteria bacterium, the genomic window GCCGGGTCGCGCAGATCTATCCGCGCGTCAAGGTCGAAGGGCACGTCGACCAGCTGATCGAGTTCGTCACCGAGGAGTAGTTCGTGGCCGGCCGGGGACCCCGGCCGGTTTCGCATCCGGCGGGCCTGCGGCGGCACCGCGCTCGAGCGCCCGCACGAGGGCCGCGCGTGTCGCCGATCGAGGCGGTACCGACTCAACCGGTTCCGGTGTTCCCGCTGCCGAACGCGGTGTTGTTCCCGCACGGTCTCCTGCCGCTCCACGTCTTCGAGCTGCGCTATCGCACCATGCTGCGCGATGCGCTGGCGTCCCGACGTCAGCTCGTCATGGCGCTCTACGCGCCGGGCTGGGAGCAGTTCGAGAAGCTGGCGCGCCCGATTCGTCCACTGGCGACCCTGGCGCGTGTCGGGCACGTCGAATGGCGGCTCGACGACTGCTACGACCTCGAGGTGATCGGCGAGCAGCGGGTGCGCATCGCCCGGGTGGAGCATCAGTTTCCGTACGTCGCCGCACGGCTCGAGGCGGTGCCCGAGCAGCCGTATGGCGCCGACGATCCGCTGGTGCAGATCGAGCTACGAGCGCTGATCGAGGCGCTGGCTCAACGACGCATCGAGGCGCAAACGCTCTCGATCGTGCCCGGTGCGGTGACGGACGCACCCGCGCTCGAAGTGCTCACCAACCGCGTCGCGATGCGACTTGCGGTGCCGGTCGACGCGCGGCTCGAACTTCTGGCGCTCGACGACGTGGTCGAGCGCGCACACCGCGTGCGACGCAGCGTGATCGAGGACGGGCTGGTCCCGGCACCGCATCGAACCGGGAGTGCCGAGGACTGACGTGAGTGGAGGGGGGGCGCAAAATTCTGCGCTGTGTCTCGACCTCACGGCGGAGTCCCCCGATCTCGCATCCGTGCGGCGATCCACAGCGCATTCACCTGGACGGCCCACTGCGCCGCCATCCGACGTGCGTATGTCGGGCGGTGAATCGCGGCCGTCGTCTTTATTATTCGCCGGGTACTGCGCAGCCTGGGGGGGAACTTCCGGGCCTCGCGCGATCGGCTGAGCTTCACACGATGCGAACCGAGCTTAGTCCTCGACGAGGAACTCTCACAGCTAACTTCGCATGGTTGAGCTCCGAACCGAGCGTGCTGGCGCGCGCGCAACTGAGCCACCGACCTCGGCGTCCACCAACCTTGTACAAGTCGGAAAATAGTTCCGCACCGCTCGTCAACGACGGCGAATCGGCGACGTTTGTGGACTCGTTCCCCCGTGGCTAGACTGCGGCCCCATGCGATTTCCTGCCGAGCCGTTCCGTATCAAGGTCGTCGAACCGCTGCGCCGTGTGACACGCGAAGAGCGTGAGCGCCTCATCACCGAGGCGGGCCTCAATATCTTCGCGGTGCCGGCGGACAGCATCTATGTGGACCTGCTCACCGACAGCGGCACCTCCGCGATGAGCGATCGCCAGTGGGCGGGGCTCATGATGGGCGATGAGTCCTATGCGGGAAGCCGCAACTTCTTTCACTTCCGCGACGCGGTGCGCGACATCTTCGGCTTCGAGCACGTGATCCCGACCCATCAGGGTCGCGTCGCCGAGAACCTGCTGTTTTCGACGGTGCTCAAGCGCGGCGACCTGGTTCCGAACAACATCCACTTCGACACCACGCGCGCGAACGTCGAGCACCAGGGCGCCCGCGCACTCGATCTGGTGATCGACGAAGGCCTCGATCCGAGCGCCGAGCATCCGTT contains:
- a CDS encoding LON peptidase substrate-binding domain-containing protein, whose amino-acid sequence is MSPIEAVPTQPVPVFPLPNAVLFPHGLLPLHVFELRYRTMLRDALASRRQLVMALYAPGWEQFEKLARPIRPLATLARVGHVEWRLDDCYDLEVIGEQRVRIARVEHQFPYVAARLEAVPEQPYGADDPLVQIELRALIEALAQRRIEAQTLSIVPGAVTDAPALEVLTNRVAMRLAVPVDARLELLALDDVVERAHRVRRSVIEDGLVPAPHRTGSAED